Genomic window (Vibrio coralliirubri):
GACATGGTAACCATTCGTTTGGCACGTCACGGTGCAAAGAAGCGCCCATTTTATCAAATCGTAGTTGCGGATAGCCGTAACGCTGCAACTGGCCGTTTCATCGAGAAAGTAGGTTTCTTTAACCCTACTGCTCAAGGTCAAGAAGAAGGTCTACGTCTAGACCTAGATCGTGTTAACCACTGGGTTGGTCAAGGCGCATCTCTATCTGATCGTGTAGCTAAGCTAGTTAAAGACGCTCAAAAAGCGGCTTAATTCTTTTTTAAAGAGAAATAGCTTATGTCGATGAAGGGTAAAGAAACTATGAGCGAGCAAAACAATAGAATTGTCATGGGTAAACTTGGGTCTACCTATGGTATTCGTGGCTGGCTTAAAGTGTTCTCCTACACAGACAATGCTGAAAGCATATTTGATTACAGCCCTTGGTATTTAAACCTAAAGGGTAAGTGGGTTGAGTACAAAGTTGAGAGCTGGAAACGTCATGGCCAAGGTTATGTATGTAAGCTAGCGGGATTAGATGTTCGTGAAGACGCGCAACTGATGACTAACTTTGAAATTGCTATTGACCCTGCTTCGTTACCTGAATTGTCAGAAGATGAATTCTACTGGCGCGAATTGTTCGGTATGCAAGTTTTTACTACTAAAGGTTACGACCTTGGTAAGGTCACTGACCTATTAGAAACTGGCTCGAACGATGTTCTAGTAATCAAAGCAAATCTTAAAGATGCTTTTGGCCAAAAGGAACGGTTAGTACCGTACCTTGAAGAGCAAGTGATCAAGAAAGTTGATCGCGAAGCTCGCCGGATCGAAGTTGACTGGGATCCTGGATTCTAACTCCAAATTACAGAGCGAGAGAACACATGTGGGTTGGCATTATTAGCCTTTTTCCTGAAATGTTCCGTTCTGTTACTGATTTTGGAGTAACAGGTCAAGCGGTTAAAAAAGGTCTTTTATCTATTGAGACATGGAATCCTCGTGATTTCACTCATGATAAACATCGCACTGTTGATGACAGACCTTACGGTGGTGGTCCTGGCATGTTAATGATGGTTCAGCCTTTGCGCGACGCTATCAAAACGGCCAAGCAGGCAGCACCGGGAA
Coding sequences:
- the rpsP gene encoding 30S ribosomal protein S16; this translates as MVTIRLARHGAKKRPFYQIVVADSRNAATGRFIEKVGFFNPTAQGQEEGLRLDLDRVNHWVGQGASLSDRVAKLVKDAQKAA
- the rimM gene encoding ribosome maturation factor RimM (Essential for efficient processing of 16S rRNA), with the translated sequence MSMKGKETMSEQNNRIVMGKLGSTYGIRGWLKVFSYTDNAESIFDYSPWYLNLKGKWVEYKVESWKRHGQGYVCKLAGLDVREDAQLMTNFEIAIDPASLPELSEDEFYWRELFGMQVFTTKGYDLGKVTDLLETGSNDVLVIKANLKDAFGQKERLVPYLEEQVIKKVDREARRIEVDWDPGF